The DNA sequence AACATATATCCATGGAGGGAGTCGGAATGCAAAAATATTATGGTGTATAAATATTTCACCCAACTCAGATGGAATAGAAAGCGATATTTATCCATTCATTGAAACACTGCAAAAGTTCTCCCAAGGTAATTGGGCAGAGGGCATGGAGATCTATAATAACCATGCTCAAGAGTATGACGATAGTCGTCACTTTATAACAGGTTTATTTGGTGAGCTTGATACTGAGATCTCAAGTCAGATGAAGAAAGTAGCTGTTCGTGTAGGAATAGCTCGTGCGGCAACCTTTGTCATTTTAAGTATTGCATCTGCAAAACTGGGATTTCTTGCAGGTCGATTCTTAGGCGCTTGGTCTAAGACCCTTCCATTTATACAGAAGATTCAGGCGTCAACAAGTATCGGTGCACAGATGGCAAAAGGTACTTGGGCAGGATTTAAGGCGGTTACCAGGATTTTAGGTGTCTATGTAGATAATGCGACTGAAGCAGCACTAATGTGGCAGTCGTTGCTGCCATTTATGGGTAAAGCCGGTAGGATGCTGGGGAGTTTAAGTCCGAATTTATTTGGTATGGCGTTACGTTATGGAGTTAACGCTTCTATAGTAGGTACAGGTGCAGCAATGGGTTATCTAAAACCAGGGAGGAATTTATGGTCTTTCATGAATAATCCTGTTGGATTCTTAATCCCTGCGTCTGAACGTCTAGGTAATTTAGGAGATGTTTTTGAATTTATATCTGTTGCATTGGATGGATTTAACTTTGCAAGGACTGGAAGATGGCCTACAAGATCTCCTATGCTAGATTTTTGTCGTAAATATGAGATCCATGTCCCACTTATTACACAGATTCAAGAAAAGATAGAAGGCTTTAAAACAGAAGTAGCTTTGCAAAATGTGCTGAATAAATTTAAGACGGCTCGGGCAACTATACATCAGGCAAATATAGTTTTTAGCGCAGGACTTTTTGCCGGCTTAGATGTAACTGCTCTAGAAGTGGAATCTTCTTCTACTTCAAGTAGCGTTGAGAGTCAGAGTGAATCAGACGAAGAGCCCACTGCACAGTTTGTGTATTTTGCTGATTTAGAGAAGTTTCCGAATGAGGAGAGTTTTCTTGATTATATAAAAGGTTTTAAAGTACGAGTTAGTGGTGAAGTCAGAAACTTCTGGGATGTGTTATATGAAAAGAATGTTGACCAAAGTAAGACATTAACAGAAGCAGGATTTTTAAAACTTAAATATGAATTGATTGGATTAACAGTAGAAGAATTACAAAGATTTCAGGAACTGAAAGGAGACGAAGCCGAAGAATTAATAAGTGCTGGAAATATGCCATTCTTTACTCAATTTTACCGTGCTTTATCTGAAAATTTGAATAATCTAACAGATAGGACAGATGTTTCTTTAGCTCAGGCGTTGGCTAAAGTCTATACGGTTATGCACAATACCCTTAGCGTAGGAACAGGCATCCCTTTAAATCTAACATTCCCGCAACTGCTTGCAGCATACTTTGTATGTGAGGGATACAATGTAAGAAAAACTGATACAGGTAAAATACGTTCAATTATAGATAAAGTCTTTAATGTATCTACAGGTGAAGGCAAAACCTATATAGAACCTGCAGCTGCAGCAGCGCTTGCATTGATGAGGAAAGACGGGGAAAAAGCATTTGATACGGTGCTTATTGCATTCTCTTCTAATATTCTTTGTAAAAGAGATTTCGAGGGTAAAACTGATAACGACAGAGGTGTTAATATCGATATGCAGGAGTTTTATAGCGCCTTGGGCTTAAGAGTAGCCCATTTAGAGGAACCCCGTGATAATACAGTTAAATCATTTGTAGATTACAAACGTAATTTACTAGAAAGGTTGAGAGGGCAGCATAAGCCAGACATTGTTTATGCACCTATTTCAAATATAATATTTCACATTGCTTATAAACTGGCTGATGAGGATTATTCAGAATTTGATAATTTAGACCGAGTAGCTGTAATTCTTGATGAAGTTGATGCTACTGCCTTAGAACAAGCACAGAGTCCATTTATAATAAGCAGGGGTGGCGCAGAAACATACCGCGTTGGTACGCCAGAGGGAGATTTCTTTGAAGCTGTAGGTAGATATATTCGCGGATTGGATTTATTCGGCAAGTTTGGCTTGTGGGAATCATCACCTGAGGTAGATATTGATGCTTTGAAACAGGAAATCCAAGAATCTAGGGATATTAGCGATGAGGATAGAGAAAATCTGATAGAAGAATTAAGTGCAGGGAATAGTCCTTTGCAGGTATATCGTGACTGGAAGTTAAAAGTATCGTCTGAGTTAAGAGAGCAGATTCCAGAGATATTAGCTGACAATATTGCAGATTTAAATTACTCTGGCTTAATTGAGGCGCTGGGATCAGCCGAGAGTATAATACAAAATTATAAAGATAAGTACATTATAGAGTTTGAAAATGGTGTTCCAAGAGTAATTATTGTAAGTGAATTTAGTCACGAAGCACAGCCAGGTAAAAAATGGCAGAATTGGATACACCAAATGATAGAATCTTATGTAGAAGGGGTTCCTGTGAGTACGACTAGCTATACTTCAGGTTCAGTTATTATGTATGAAATACTTGCAAAAATGGGTTATGTTGTAGGGCTTTCAGGCACTGTGGATGTATTTCAAAAAGTTTGGCAAGATCTTCTTAATGCCGCAGTTATGACTTTTCCTGAAGCTTTAAATGATTTAGAGCAGTTTCGAAAGACAACTCCTGTATATGGTTATACAAATTATGATCGTAGTCAACAGGATATGATTGGAAGCCTTATAGAGCATGCTATGCACGGCGAATCTGTTGTATTGGCAACATTAAAATATGAACAGAAGTGTGATGCTGTTTTGACATATTTTAGAGATCAGGGTGCCCAAATAGAAGAAGAAGCTATAGAGGAAACAGAGGGTAAGATACGCTATAAGGTAACTTTGTCTACGGGAGATGTTCTGTATGTACAGAAATATGGAGCTCGGGAAGATTTAGACCCAGTGTTAAAAGGTATGATTGAACAATTAGCAGGAGAAATGGGATTAATTACAATTGGTTCTCCGATTTTTGGTAGGGGAATTGACATTGATACATCACAAAGAATTTCTGAAGATTCTACTGATAATAACGCGATATCTAAAAATGAATTGATTCAGGAAGTACTGGAGAATACATTAAGTGGTCAAGCTGTTGTATTTGCTTCAGAAAAGCATGAGGATGCACTGAATGAATTCCTATCTTATTTAGCATTAGATGATATAGAAGCTGAGTCTGTAGAAGGCTTAGAAGGTGCTAGAAAAATTAGAATAGAGTATGAAGGTAAAGAAGTAGTATTGTTTAGTTACGGCACTAAAGAAGGTGATTTATCCCCAGAGGTAAAAGCAAAAATTCAAGCAGAGATAGACCAAGCTAATGAAATTAATGGAGAGGGAGGGAGATTTATTATTTTCTGTTCACCAAATATTGGACAAGAGTTTAATGTTGGCGACTCAGATCAAGTATTGTATGAAATGAAAGGAGAGTGGGGTTCAATATATCGCAATCTTCATGTTGTTGCTGATGGATTAATGGCATTATGGCTTACACAGCAGATTATTGGAAGAGCAAAACGTGGAGGGCGACCAGGGACTGCTGCAGTATTTTTCTCTACCGATTTTGTCAATGATCCAATTTGGCAGCAATATCAAAAATTGTTCATAGCTCATCCGGAATGGTGGGAAACAATTGAATCAAGTGTTGTAAGATTGTCTGATTCAATTGGTGACGCAAGGATGAATGAATTTAGTTTTTTAGATGCACGTATTCAAGAAATTCAAGGTATTCATGTTCAATCAGTTCTTGGAACTTTGATGAATGTGATGGAGCAATACAAACCACTATATGAATTTCAGGTTGATTTTATACGGGGATTGGGTGAAAGAATTAATGGCAATCTAACCCAAGAACAACAGCAGAAAATTCAGGAAATTCAGGAAATTCAAGAATCTAAGAATTTTACTGCCGAAGATAAAGAAGATTTAATAGGGCAAATACATGCAAGGAATAATCCACATCAAGTGTTTAAAGAATTTAGAATATTTGAAACGCTAGGTGGAATAACAGTCGATAACTTAAAAGGCTGGATTCAAAATGACTCTCTCTATTGTAGCGAAGAAACAAAAATTCAATTAATACAAACTTTAGAAAATGAGGATAATTTAATTTCTCCGCAACTGGTTTATTTAAGGTGGAGAATCTTGGATTCACCGCTATTATCAATAAATCAAAAATCCAACATTGAAGAGCTGTATACATTATTTGCAAACTCTGCAAGAAGTATTGGAAACAATAATTTGCCGGAGATTATTAATCAGTGTTTAGATGATGTAGGAAATGGAGACTTAAAAGCAATAATGTTAAAATATCTTACTCCTTCGGATCCTAATTCGCAAAATTCTCAAAGAGAGACAGCAACGAGTAGAGTTGTTCCTACATATAAATCAATGGTGTTGAATAATTTTGGTGGCGAACAAGCTGCTGTTCATTATGGAATTAAGAGTGATTTTAATGACTGGCTCTTAGAAGAAGCAGCTGATATATATGAAATTTTAGTTATTTTGGATTTGGTGAACTGATATTAAAGTAATATTTGTAGTGTTATGCATTTTCACTGTGCTGGTAAGTCCGGGTTGGGCAGATAATATCTCTGGTTTTAAACAAATTATTTCGGAAAGACAAAACTGGAACTATATATATAATCAGATTATTGTTGGGTTTAAACATAATAGTAGCAATAAAGAGATAGAATCTTTTATTGAAGAGTATGGGTGTGAGCTGATGGCTCCGATTGATGAGTTTAGGGTTTACGCTTTAGTCTTACCTCGAGGAGTTTATTATAGCGAAGTGAAAAGAAGCTTTCTAAATGATAAAAGAGTAAGATATGTTTTACCCAGTTACTATATGCATGCGCAAAGCATGTCTGACTTAGAAGGCGTAGTAAAAAGAGCACGAGATGAAAACGAGAGTAGTTTAAATGAAATAGGATTTTTACAAGCACAAGAGTATATGCAATTGTACAGTTCACTATTGCCTGAAAGTGGCGGTGTTGTATTTGCTCTTCTTGATAGCTCTGGTCTTCATCCAGAATTGATTCAACAGTTGAATGATGCAGGAATATATCGCAATGGAGTTTGTTTCCAAAGGAGTGTTGATAATAGTGTAAATGTGGTTAACAATATTGAAGAATATACAAATGGCCATGGTACTCAAGTTGCTACATTACTCAGCACTTTAGGAGAAGGTTCTGAAATTATGCACATACAGTTCGATGGTGGATTAGGAACATTTATCGAGGGGATTAAATATGCTATCAGAGAGACTAGAGATAATAAAGAGCGATTGATTATAAATTCTAGTATGAGCATTTCTTTAGAATCTTTTAGTTATGATACAATGAAGTTTTTATTAAGAGATTATTATTTAGCTCAATCAATTGAAGAAGCAAGAATCGATGGTCAGGATGATAAAGCAATATATGATAGCTATATTGATTATCGTAATGAGGCTCGAATCAAATCTTATGGTATTGTTGACGAGATTTTTACAATGGTTGATTCTGGAATAATTAATAATTTTCAGAATTGGGATGAAAGTGATTGGGCAATTGTTAGAGAGAAGTTTTCTTTGTTTGACGAAGAGATAAGTTTACTTAAATATGCTGAACATGTTGCAAGACGCGATTTCCAGTATTTTGTAAAAAGTCCTCTTTATGAAGATTTTGAAGAATTTTCTCAACATGCAATTATTGTTTCTGCAGCTGGTAATTGTAATGATTCAGGCATGGCTTTACCTTCGAGTTATCCTGGAGTAATTGGGGTTGGGGCAAGCTATAATGATAATATTGCAAGTTATTCTCGCTATGGCAATGCGGTAGATTTATATGCTCCAGGAGGGTATGCCTATGGAGATGTTTGGACTTACGACATTCAGGACGGTAGTTTAATTGAAACTAAATCTAAGAGAGGAACATCCCTTGCAGCACCTTTTGTTACTGCAATGGTTGGCTTAATTTGGAATGAAAATCCAGATTTAACCCCAGCAGAAATGAGTAATATTATTATTGCAAGTTCTTGTAATATATTTGATAGTAATTTGGAGATTTATTTTAAACAAATAGATGGGCAGCAAGCAGCTATTCTTGCTTGCGCATATTCTTCTATAAAAGATGTCATAGCATTAATTGATGATTATACTTCCGATGAATTTGATTTATTGGAACAGATAAATCAAAATTTAATTTTTAGTCAAAAATTGATTTCAGAACAAGTTGAAAATAGGCTATTAAACGATATAGATCTTTTTATTTCGGGGGTGCTTACAGCGAAAGAGCTTGAGGTGAATTTTCTCACTCAGCTATGGAATTTGGAGTCAGATGTTGGCATACGGGTAGCATCGGGATTAGCTATAAATTATCTTCAGGATGATAGAATTTTAAAATCTGTGCTGGAAAAAAGTATTTCTGGCACTTCGACAGATATAGTACAGAAAATGTTAGATATTGTAAGCAATGAGGATAATAATTTTGATATTTTTAAAATAGAGCATGTTTTTAAGTCGTATGTAGTATTGAGCGACTTATATCAAGATTTAAAAGATTCAACCATTTCCCAAAGTTCTTTTATGCAAAGTGTGGAATTAATTTTTGGTATGCAAAATAAAATGTTCGAGAAATATATTCCTCAATTTGTGAGTATTATTAATAGATTTATAAATGCTGAAATAGATTCAAACCAAGCTCAGCAAATGGTGTGTAATATAGCGTGGGATGTATGTACATCATTAGGGGATGAAGATTCTAAAATAGCTATAGCATTATATGTTGATAGCTTAGATGATGTGGAGTTTTTAAAGAATCTTCTTCAGCATCAGTTTCCACAATTAGACTCAGGAATAATGGATGTTATTATTCAAGAGTCTTTATTTGAATGTAGAGATACAGACTCTTTAACGTTGCATGTATTTGATGTAGCAAATACATTAAACTACTTAAATGAAATGTTTACTGCTATTGAGAAATTTGATTTAGAGTGGAATAATGAAATAGATTATTCGGTAGATTATT is a window from the Candidatus Kaelpia imicola genome containing:
- a CDS encoding S8/S53 family peptidase, whose product is MLVSPGWADNISGFKQIISERQNWNYIYNQIIVGFKHNSSNKEIESFIEEYGCELMAPIDEFRVYALVLPRGVYYSEVKRSFLNDKRVRYVLPSYYMHAQSMSDLEGVVKRARDENESSLNEIGFLQAQEYMQLYSSLLPESGGVVFALLDSSGLHPELIQQLNDAGIYRNGVCFQRSVDNSVNVVNNIEEYTNGHGTQVATLLSTLGEGSEIMHIQFDGGLGTFIEGIKYAIRETRDNKERLIINSSMSISLESFSYDTMKFLLRDYYLAQSIEEARIDGQDDKAIYDSYIDYRNEARIKSYGIVDEIFTMVDSGIINNFQNWDESDWAIVREKFSLFDEEISLLKYAEHVARRDFQYFVKSPLYEDFEEFSQHAIIVSAAGNCNDSGMALPSSYPGVIGVGASYNDNIASYSRYGNAVDLYAPGGYAYGDVWTYDIQDGSLIETKSKRGTSLAAPFVTAMVGLIWNENPDLTPAEMSNIIIASSCNIFDSNLEIYFKQIDGQQAAILACAYSSIKDVIALIDDYTSDEFDLLEQINQNLIFSQKLISEQVENRLLNDIDLFISGVLTAKELEVNFLTQLWNLESDVGIRVASGLAINYLQDDRILKSVLEKSISGTSTDIVQKMLDIVSNEDNNFDIFKIEHVFKSYVVLSDLYQDLKDSTISQSSFMQSVELIFGMQNKMFEKYIPQFVSIINRFINAEIDSNQAQQMVCNIAWDVCTSLGDEDSKIAIALYVDSLDDVEFLKNLLQHQFPQLDSGIMDVIIQESLFECRDTDSLTLHVFDVANTLNYLNEMFTAIEKFDLEWNNEIDYSVDYLKLSDLGNWEDWSKFLDQNIQRKEYMENLEVYQDVEFFYTGLVENLCSIFLEQKIISSEFQDAINAHIWDFVNGDIDIIAAQGNILDSIEQEAELPQILLGTSIIRSIRWDEVDNISVPTIETNTSLTVPGVDTAVIDQQFGNIEFDFNQFL